One genomic segment of Mytilus galloprovincialis chromosome 5, xbMytGall1.hap1.1, whole genome shotgun sequence includes these proteins:
- the LOC143075247 gene encoding uncharacterized protein LOC143075247 — MNWNISAFILIVATFTAHYSQAWVYFVHIYVSPCGSDRYTGFSERYPLKTIPRALGHINSADNRDKNIVIELMCGTCGDTCYFDLKSTLVITNTGKRRLTIRAYKADNVRITGGVRIPWYAFKPVTDSVNLQDVAKPNVLQVYLPDFGITDLGKISTFGYYFRRTSFFEMFENDKPGRLARYPNEGYINIDTPGGDGKSFTYVSDRPKTWKNETDIWAHGFWYWGWADRSYKVTELDAEKKSVVVSDKVMYGIRKGYYNHANPTDGGYHKQGGHFRFLNVLYELDSPGEFFVDKINQILYVWPYKNSKYVFGDVIQTSIINTCIKISDYSSNILLKGFTVEACRKHGIEAKRVETVVFSELKIQNLGSYGIVADGKQVKIDRCEIKNTDGGIDISGGIRKTLTPSGHVISNNVISKFGRVGYVGSDGINLRGVGIHIHHNTFDTGSYTGIHWAGNDHTFEYNHLFKMCTTASDCGAFMAGREWTWRGNQIRSNYIHGTKSTIPGADTRGIMLDDQLSGVHIEHNVFVNNDVHCNIGGGRDTIVRSNIFYNASKYSMQFDSRGKFGGGHTRRTLLVLLKRVPYQNELWTKRYPELASILNSTSSPGNPENNIIVNNVFYSKHIKAIDGNRYGSNWFLVADNIYTPVKENFFAPAYGNFRLICSLRDVKINVPVTANEVGPRDTVGPIAIRHMSAAPGFALGTPQAQIRCPQALPPVQPPRKLYLPDGSAPNHIYSDVPKQGCWFRFEMCPNHIRRISIPSRPYYRYKTNDGAGTNETICLDLTTKMMQECGKGAKFSIIYGPTGAMTVGGEGCFFAWYGCPRVGLYRTGIERDNWAERHVDGAYDEKACLNRAIPQWRYCGQNTSYPVVSIFKPTGHFKVSGGGCYIKPDKCPGNTNLDRMFYDGDGAANYGTDDIMESCYQRAEYFWKQCGSDPKYPVTAFFRPEGRSIRYPR; from the exons atgaattGGAATATTTCTGCGTTTATATTAATTGTCGCCACGTTCACTGCTCATTATTCACAAGCGTGGGTTTATTTTGTGCATATTTACGTCAGTCCATGTGGATCAGACAGATACACAGG ttTCAGTGAACGATATCCACTTAAAACTATTCCACGTGCTCTCGGGCATATAAACAGCGCCGACAACAGAGATAAAA ATATTGTAATAGAATTAATGTGCGGAACATGTGGCGATACTTGCTATTTTGACTTGAAGTCGACATTGGTTATCACAAATACCGGAAAAAGAAGACTTACTATCAGAGCATACAAAGCCGACAACGTACGCATT ACTGGTGGAGTAAGAATACCTTGGTATGCATTCAAACCAGTAACTGATTCTGTAAACCTACAAGATGTAGCAAAACCAAAC GTGCTTCAAGTTTACTTACCTGATTTCGGTATTACTGATCTgggaaaaatatcaacttttggGTATTACTTTAGACGAACGTCATTTTTTGAGATGTTTGAGAACGATAAACCGGGCAGGCTGGCAAGATATCCTAACGAG GGTTATATCAACATTGACACTCCAGGCGGAGATGGTAAATCGTTCACATACGTGTCTGACAGACCAAAGACATGGAAGAACGAGACAGATATATGGGCTCACGGATTCTG GTATTGGGGTTGGGCTGATAGAAGTTACAAAGTTACAGAGCTGGACGCGGAAAAGAAATCTGTCGTAGTTTCGGACAAAGTTATGTATGGAATAAGAAAAG gaTATTATAATCATGCGAATCCTACCGATGGTGGTTATCACAAACAAGGAGGACACTTTAGATTTCTAAACGTATTATATGAACTTGATTCACCT GGTGAATTTTTTGTGGATAAGATAAACCAGATACTATACGTATGGCCATACAAAAATTCTAAGTATGTGTTTGGTGACGTCATACAGACATcaataattaatacatgtatcaa AATAAGCGACTATTCATCAAACATACTATTAAAAGGATTTACGGTTGAAGCCTGTCGAAAACACGGAATAGAAGCGAAAAGGGTTGAAACTGTAGTGTTTTCTGAATTAAAGATTCAAAACTTAG GCTCATATGGTATAGTAGCTGATGGAAAACAAGTAAAGATTGACCGATGTGAGATTAAGAACACAGATGGTGGGATCGATATATCAG GTGGAATTCGCAAAACATTGACACCATCAGGTCATGTGATCTCAAATAATGTCATATCGAAGTTTGGAAGAGTCGGTTATGTCGGAAGTGACGGTATCAACCTTAGAGGAGTTGGTATACATATTCATCATAATACTTTTGACACAGGATCCTACACAGGAATTCACTGGGCG GGAAATGACCATACGTTTGAATATAACCACCTCTTTAAGATGTGTACTACAGCCAGTGATTGTGGTGCTTTTATGGCAGGCCGGGAATGGACATGG AGAGGAAACCAGATAAGGTCCAATTACATCCATGGTACAAAAAGTACAATACCTGGCGCTGACACCCGAGGGATAATGTTGGATGACCAGTTATCTGGAGTACATATTGAACACAATGTTTTTGTTAAT aaTGACGTTCACTGTAACATCGGAGGAGGACGAGACACTATAGTCAGGTCAAACATATTCTATAATGCTTCCAAGTATTCTATGCAGTTTGATTCCAGAGGGAAATTTGGAGGAGGACATACACGACGTACCTTATTGGTATTGCTCAAG aGAGTACCATATCAAAATGAGTTATGGACAAAAAGGTATCCAGAACTTGCCTCAATACTGAACAGTACTAGTAGCCCTGGTAATCCAGAAA ATAATATTATTGTGAACAATGTGTTTTATTCCAAACATATAAAAGCAATAGATGGAAACAGATATGGATCTAACTGGTTCTTAGTGGCTGACAATATATAT aCACCTGTTAAAGAAAACTTCTTTGCCCCAGCATATGGAAATTTTAGACTAATCTGCAGTTTGAGAGACGTCAAGATCAATGTCCCAGTGACAGCAAATGAAGTTGGACCCAGAGATACAGTGGGACCAATAGCAATTC GACATATGTCAGCAGCACCAGGCTTTGCATTAGGCACTCCACAAGCACAGATAAGATGTCCACAAGCACTGCCACCAGTGCAGCCACCGAGAAAACTCTATCTGCCAGATGGATCAGCACCTAACCATATCTATAGCGATGTTCCAAAGCAAG GATGTTGGTTTAGATTTGAAATGTGTCCAAACCACATTCGGCGTATTAGTATACCATCAAGGCCATATTACCGTTATAAAACCAACGACGGAGCTGGAACAAATGAAACTATATGCCTGGATTTAACAACAAAAATGATGCAAGAATGTGGAAAGGGGGCAAAATTCTCAATTATATATGGACCGACAG GTGCAATGACAGTTGGTGGTGAAGGTTGTTTTTTCGCCTGGTATGGATGTCCACGAGTAGGATTATACAGAACTGGTATAGAAAGAGATAATTGGGCCGAGCGGCATGTTGATGGTGCTTATGATGAAAAAGCTTGTCTGAATCGAGCTATTCCACAATGGAGATATTGTGGCCAAAATACATCTTATCCGGTAGTCAGCATCTTTAAACCAACAG GCCATTTTAAAGTTTCCGGTGGTGGATGTTATATTAAACCAGATAAATGCCCTGGAAACACCAATTTAGACCGTATGTTCTATGACGGTGATGGAGCTGCAAATTACGGAACAG atgacaTTATGGAGAGTTGTTATCAAAGAGCTGAATATTTTTGGAAACAGTGCGGTAGTGATCCAAAGTATCCAGTTACAGCCTTCTTTAGACCAGAAGGGAGATCTATTCGCTATCCTCGATAA